TAACAATTTATCAATATAGAATGCGAGGGAAAGTTTCATTAAAAAAAACTTTTCTGACAGATGCAACAATCCTTGGTTGGCCGGAAGACTTAATCCGAGTATGGACCAATTTGATTTTAAATGGATTGGAAGCCATGAATCAAAAAGGAAACCTTATGATCACTACAGAAAAAAAAGGTAATCTGGTAGAGGTCAAAGTTATAGACAATGGCCCAGGAATTCCTTTAGAAATTCAGAAAAAGATTTTTGATCCTTTTTTCACCACAAAGAATCACGGAGAAGGAACAGGAATGGGACTTGGAATTACAAAATCGATCATCGAAAAACACAAAGGTAATATCTATATAGAATCAGAACCTGGCAGGACTTGTTTTTCTATCCAACTTCCAGTGATTGAATTCATTGATCCCAACGAGCCATTTATTGAAGATTATTAAGTGAGTCTATCCAACTGTTCTACAAATAACTGCCGTTCGGAGCTATTTGGAAATTGATTTAAAAAACTAAGTAAATAGTTTTTTTCAGAACTCAGCTCTTTTTGTAACATCGAAGATATTTTTTTAGATTCCATCAAGTTCAAGATATACGATTCATCAGAAGAATTTCTTTCTTCTTTTTTGAATACAGATTCTAACTTTCTTTTTTCCAAGAGACCCAGTTGGTTACGAAGAACTAATACGGGGTAAGTAAATAATCCATTTTTAAAATCTTTTAAAAATTCCTTACCACTCACATTCGAATCAACAAAGTAATCCAAACAATCATCCTTCTTTTGGAAAAGTTTTCCTAACCTAACACCAAAATCACGAACTATAGCCCTTTCTTTTTTTGATTTACCAGCAAGGATGGCACTTGCTTCCGTACATACACCGAAAAGTGAAGCTGTTTTTCCATAAATGATTGAATCATATATTTTTAAGGAAATTTTTGGATTTTTTTCCCATTCCATCTGTAACAATTCACTTACAGAAAGATCCTTTAACACTTGAGAAAAAATTTCCATTAGATCTGCATTACCAAGTGAGTTAAGTCTACTAATTCCACAAGCTAACAGATAATCACCGGCAAGAATAGCAGTTTTGTCTCCAAACAAAGAACCAATGGTTGGTTTGCCTCGTCGAATGGGAGCATTGTCTACTACGTCATCATGAAGTAAACTTGCTGCATGGATAAGCTCTGCAACACTTCCTACATCAAGCCAGTTCTTATCTTTTACATTCAGAAATTGGCAAAATAAATAATGAGAAAAAGGCCGAATCCTTTTTCCACCAGATGTGATGACATGTTTTTTTATTTTTTTAAGAACAGGAATGTCTTCTTTGATGATTCCATCTAAATTTTTATCAAACTTCGCTAAGATGGATTGGATTCGAAGATTTGATTTCATTTTTTATT
The genomic region above belongs to Leptospira terpstrae serovar Hualin str. LT 11-33 = ATCC 700639 and contains:
- a CDS encoding polyprenyl synthetase family protein, whose translation is MKSNLRIQSILAKFDKNLDGIIKEDIPVLKKIKKHVITSGGKRIRPFSHYLFCQFLNVKDKNWLDVGSVAELIHAASLLHDDVVDNAPIRRGKPTIGSLFGDKTAILAGDYLLACGISRLNSLGNADLMEIFSQVLKDLSVSELLQMEWEKNPKISLKIYDSIIYGKTASLFGVCTEASAILAGKSKKERAIVRDFGVRLGKLFQKKDDCLDYFVDSNVSGKEFLKDFKNGLFTYPVLVLRNQLGLLEKRKLESVFKKEERNSSDESYILNLMESKKISSMLQKELSSEKNYLLSFLNQFPNSSERQLFVEQLDRLT